DNA sequence from the Deltaproteobacteria bacterium GWA2_45_12 genome:
AGCCAATTGAGAAGTTTTTCCCCCTGGGGCGCTGATAAAATATCATCAAAAGTATCTTCGTCATTTTTATTCCTGACCCCATGGGCTACAGCAAGCAAATGGGCATCATGATTCCCCAGCACGCTGACAAGTAAATGATTGTTTTCATAACACCACTCCAAAACCTTTAGCGAGTGCCCCCCACGATTCACAAGATCCCCTGTGAGCCAGAGTTTGTCTTTAGAAGGATCAAAAGATATTTTTTTAAGGAGAGCCTGAAAGGTATAAAAACAACCCTGAATGTCACCGATAACGTAAGTAGCCATATTTTCCCCATCATCAAAGCGTTAAACAGCCAAAAAACCAAGAGACGAAAAGTGAGTGCTGTGCGATTTTTAGCGTTAAAAATAAACAAAAAATCTTAGCAACTTTCAAAAGCTTCTTGCGATAACAATTTCACTTTTGTAATTATGTAACTAGAAACAAAAATTTACTAGGAGATGATTATGACAAATACATCCATTCCAAATTTAACAATCGAAAATAGTACAGGTCAGTATTTTGTAGCTTACAAAAAAGGGGAAGAAGCCCAAACTTTAACATTCCACGGCACCGAAGTGGTGGAAGATTTTGATGGAGACGGAATAAAAGACAAAGTGGCCGTTTCCGGAACCAATCTTTTATTTTATAAAGGGCAAACTGCCCCAGGCTCAACGGCACTTTTTTCAACAAATGCGGTTGTTTTGTTTTCATCAAAACACCCCTTATACCTTGAAAAATCTAGAGCCACTGTTGACTCGGCCCTTGAAGATACTGTTAATCATTGTGTCGTCAAGCCCGACAGCGTCACGCTTTATTTTAGTGAGTTCGGGTTTGGTGATGAAATGCCAAAATCTGTAAACCCAGAGGACAAATCACCCAACCCTCAGATGGAAATTAAAGTAACCCGACATGCACTTGCTTTTACGTCCCCTGCCAAACCTTTGTGCCCTAAATAACCTACTTTTAGAAATCTTATCTCTTTTCAAATCTGTAGCCCCTTCAAAGGGGGCTACAGAGTGTTCCCCACGAAAATGAGCAACTCGGGGGTAAGCCCCCGAGTTTCATCCTGAGCGACCCTTCGACTCTCCACCTGCGGCGGATTGGTTGATCCATTTTTTTATTTCGGCCCCTTGGGGGCCGAGTTTGAGTCGAAGGATCAATCTGAAAATTCTGACCTTTGGACACATCTATAAAAGTCACCCCCGCCACGCTAATCTTCGGTACTCCGAGGATTTCTGAGGGCGGGGGCCCAGTATTGGATTCCCGCTCCCAGAACCCCGCGATGCGGGGTCACGTGGCGGGAATGACGATTTTATTTTTTATTGTAATAAATATGAGGGGAGATCATTGAAAATAAAGGTTACGCCCATTGTGTCCAAAGGTCAGGAAAATTGTGTTGAATTTTTTATGAGGGCGGGCTTATGCTTTGGCCCATCTAACAAAGGAGGATTTATGAAAAAATTCATTTTTATTTATTTGATCGCGTTTTCTCTGGTCTCGGCTTTTACCCTTAAAACCTCGTACGCCTGCGACGAACACAAAAAGGCGCGCTACCACGATTCCGAGGTGAATACCAAAATGGAAGAAAAATATGATGCCAATCACGACGGCCAAATAAGCGCCGGCGAACGTCGCAAAATGAAAGCGGCCATGAAGAAAAAACATGAAGACTGTGATTGCTGCGCCTGCAAAGAAAAACACGAAGGCAAAAAACATGACTGCAAAGGCGGGACATGCCCTTATCATAGCAATAAAGACGCCAAGCACGACCATAAAGGCCACTAAAATTGTCAGTTTCTCAAGTCACTATTGTTGGGGGCGGCTTAGCAGGGAGCGAAGCCGCCCTTCAATTAGCCAATCAGAATATTCCCGTCACACTTTATGAAATGCGCCCCATTGTCGCCACCGGGGCCCATACGTCGGAGAAATTGGCCGAGATTGTTTGCTCTAACTCATTGGGATCCCAGCTTCCCGATCGGGCTTCCGGTCTTTTGAAGGATGAGCTGAAGATACTTGGTTCCCAACTTTTAAAAATTGCGGAAGAAACCAAAGTCCCTGCCGGAAATGCTTTGGCCGTTGATCGAGAAGCATTTTCTGCCAAAGTTACCAAAAGCATTTCATGCCATCCTTTCATCAGGCTTATCCGAGAAGAAATAAAAAACATCCCGGCCGGACCCGTCATTATTGCCAGCGGCCCCCTTACTTCACAAAACTTGGCGTTAGACATTCAAAAATTTACAGGAAACGAGAATCTTTTTTTCTTTGATGCCATCGCTCCCATTGTGACGGCTGAATCGATTGATACAAATATCGCCTATCGGGCATCGCGCTACGATGAAAATGAAGGTGATTACATCAATTGCCCCTTCACCAAAGACCAATACGAAAATTTTGTTGCCGAATTACTCAAAGCCGAAAGAATCCCGCTTAAATCTTTTGAAGAATGCATTGCCCAAGGGGTGAAAGCCGGAGCCCATCATTTTTTTGAAGGATGTTTGCCGGTTGAAATTATTGCTTCGCGCGGAGAAAAATCGCTGGCCTTTGGCCCCATGCGGCCTGTGGGATTAAATGACCCCAAAACGGGTCAAAGGCCCTACGCCGTCGTCCAGTTGCGCCAAGACAATGTGGCTGGGACGCTTTTTAATTTGGTGGGGTTTCAAACCAATCTGAAAATTCACGAGCAGGAACGGATTTTTCGCATGATCCCCGGCCTGGCCAACGCTGAATTCGTCCGTTACGGACAAATGCACCGGAACACTTTTATTTCCTCACCCAAGGTTTTAAACCCGACACTTCAAGCCAGAAACCGAAACGATCTTTTCTTTGCCGGCCAAATCACCGGGGTTGAAGGCTACATGGGAAACATCGCCACAGGTCTTTTTGCCGGTTTAAACATGGCTCGCTTCATCAAGAGCCAAGCACTTCTTACTCTTCCCCCCACAACCATGTTGGGAGCCCTGTGCCACTACATCACCCATGCCGATTTAAAAAATTTTCAACCCATGAAGGCCAATTTTGGAATTTTGCCCCAAGATTCAAACATTGCCTCACTTCATAAAAAAGAAAGAGGAGCGGCTTATGCGGCAAGGGCGCTGGAGAAGTTAAAAAACGCCCTCGATTAATGCACCTGGCGAAGAGAACACCCGCCCATGGCCGGGTCTAGGGAATCAAGCGCGGCATCACTTTGAGCAACGTGTTGAGCAACGTGGATCGCGCTATTCACGCATTGAGAGGAGAAGACCCCGCTTATACCATTTCCGTCGCAAGCCCCTACGCCCCTTCACTTCCCGTGGACTACCAGTCAGCAGCCGATGCAACGAGTCTTCACAAACTGATCCAAGGTCTGGCTCCCAAAATCGATGAGGATGACTTGCTGGTTGTGTATGTGACTGGGCATGGCTGGGAAAATACGATTTAAAAACGGAAAAAAGCGAGACATCTCCTGGCTGGAAAGCATCGCAGGCGATTCAAGGGAAACTGACTGGATGAGAGCCCGTGCGGTGCAAATGCTCTCTGAAAATAGGAACGGGTACCAAACAGCCCAACTCACAAATTATTGGCCGAAAAAAAACATGGATCCCCCCCTGCCAGAGCCCTGGTTTTCAAAAATTTCAAATATTCCCAAAATAAAAGCTGAGTTGAGATAATTTTTAAAAAAATCCCCGGATTCATAAAACTGCAAATTGGGGAGACCATTTCCCTTTTGCTTTCTTACTTCAGCTGGTAAAACTCCTTTCATGGGCATGCATCATGTCATCATTATTGGAGGGGGTTTTGGCGGGCTGTATGCCGCCACAGCACTAAAAAAAGCGCCGGTTGAGGTCACTCTTATCGACCGGCGGAATTTCCACCTCTTCCAACCCCTTCTCTACCAAGTGGCCACGGGGGGCTTATCGCCGGCTAATATTGCAGCACCCTTACGTTCAGTGTTGCGCAACCAAAAAAATACAAAGGTCATTTTAGGGGAAGTGATCGATATCGATGCAGCCAACAAAAAAATAACCCTCACAGACAAGGCCCTTCCCTATGACACTCTTATTGTGGCCACCGGCTCCCATCATCATTACTTTGGG
Encoded proteins:
- a CDS encoding methylenetetrahydrofolate--tRNA-(uracil(54)-C(5))-methyltransferase (FADH(2)-oxidizing) TrmFO; the encoded protein is MSVSQVTIVGGGLAGSEAALQLANQNIPVTLYEMRPIVATGAHTSEKLAEIVCSNSLGSQLPDRASGLLKDELKILGSQLLKIAEETKVPAGNALAVDREAFSAKVTKSISCHPFIRLIREEIKNIPAGPVIIASGPLTSQNLALDIQKFTGNENLFFFDAIAPIVTAESIDTNIAYRASRYDENEGDYINCPFTKDQYENFVAELLKAERIPLKSFEECIAQGVKAGAHHFFEGCLPVEIIASRGEKSLAFGPMRPVGLNDPKTGQRPYAVVQLRQDNVAGTLFNLVGFQTNLKIHEQERIFRMIPGLANAEFVRYGQMHRNTFISSPKVLNPTLQARNRNDLFFAGQITGVEGYMGNIATGLFAGLNMARFIKSQALLTLPPTTMLGALCHYITHADLKNFQPMKANFGILPQDSNIASLHKKERGAAYAARALEKLKNALD